A section of the bacterium genome encodes:
- the lysA gene encoding diaminopimelate decarboxylase — MGFEYRERELYCDGLKIETIARQVQTPFYLYSYDVLTSNYEAYRQSFPNTLICYACKANANLAILNILAQKGAGADVVSGGELFKVLKAGIPPQKIVFNGNGKTREELEYAVENDLLMINVDSIEELSLLSQIASAKDKKVRIAIRVNPDINPLTHHYIATGLAKSKFGISNHMVKEVYLRASKSQNLEVAGIHCHIGSQITHCNLFLEGMHKVLKLARELKELNINIEYINLGGGLGIRYHDEDIHSIQDFGKMLLPEIANTNYKLILEPGRSIVGESGILVTKILHIKKGHNKHFIIVDAGMNDLIRPAFYKAYHKILPVIEDIEREGLTADIVGPICEEGDFFAHDRVLPKPTAGELLVILDVGAYGVTMSSNYNMRPKVAEVMVINGEYHIIRQRESYEDLISKEAILQI, encoded by the coding sequence ATGGGATTTGAATATCGAGAAAGAGAATTATATTGTGATGGGCTTAAGATTGAAACCATTGCCAGGCAGGTGCAAACACCATTTTATCTTTACAGTTATGATGTCTTAACCTCTAATTACGAGGCTTATCGCCAATCTTTCCCTAATACCTTAATTTGTTATGCCTGTAAGGCAAACGCTAATCTGGCTATCCTTAATATTTTAGCCCAAAAAGGGGCAGGGGCAGATGTTGTCTCCGGCGGTGAACTATTTAAGGTATTAAAGGCAGGAATTCCGCCGCAAAAAATCGTTTTCAATGGTAATGGTAAAACCAGAGAAGAACTTGAATATGCCGTAGAGAATGATTTGTTAATGATTAATGTGGATTCAATAGAGGAACTTTCATTATTGAGCCAAATTGCCAGTGCAAAAGATAAAAAAGTCCGTATTGCAATTCGTGTCAATCCTGATATTAATCCACTTACTCATCATTATATTGCTACAGGCCTGGCTAAAAGTAAATTTGGAATAAGCAACCATATGGTAAAAGAGGTTTATCTCCGGGCATCAAAGTCACAAAATCTTGAAGTAGCAGGAATTCATTGTCATATTGGTTCGCAAATAACTCATTGTAACCTATTCCTTGAAGGCATGCATAAGGTTCTTAAATTAGCCCGGGAACTTAAAGAGTTAAATATTAACATCGAGTATATAAATCTTGGTGGAGGTTTAGGTATCAGGTATCATGATGAAGATATTCATAGCATCCAGGATTTTGGCAAAATGCTCTTACCAGAAATTGCTAATACCAATTATAAACTAATATTAGAACCAGGACGAAGTATTGTAGGCGAGTCAGGAATTCTTGTAACTAAAATACTTCATATTAAAAAAGGACATAATAAGCATTTTATTATCGTTGATGCGGGGATGAATGATTTAATCAGACCGGCATTCTACAAGGCATATCATAAAATTCTACCAGTAATTGAAGATATAGAGCGAGAAGGATTAACGGCAGATATAGTTGGCCCAATATGTGAAGAGGGTGATTTTTTTGCCCATGATAGAGTGTTACCTAAACCTACGGCAGGAGAGCTACTGGTTATTTTAGATGTTGGGGCTTATGGAGTTACAATGTCATCTAATTATAATATGCGTCCTAAGGTGGCTGAGGTAATGGTCATTAATGGAGAATATCATATTATCCGTCAGAGAGAATCTTATGAGGATTTAATTAGCAAAGAGGCAATTTTACAGATTTAA
- a CDS encoding tetratricopeptide repeat protein, translating into MINNILFLLLFIIGCSQAKPYITPYQYQENQLAKLLYDRALAYQDQKNYELAIIEFRHFIDYYPKIYYADEAQLNIGKCYQALEQWNEAINNYRLLLKKYKHSDYKVEAIYQIGECYQASNKFKKATEIYLSIIKEHSKTVWAKKSKEKIEEIANKFPQSKEFKKINRQAEKIYRKSQKK; encoded by the coding sequence ATGATAAATAATATCTTATTTCTTTTGCTCTTTATCATTGGTTGTAGTCAGGCTAAACCTTATATTACCCCGTATCAATATCAGGAAAATCAATTAGCAAAATTACTTTATGACCGTGCCCTGGCATATCAAGACCAAAAAAATTATGAATTAGCCATTATTGAATTTCGACATTTTATTGACTATTATCCAAAGATTTATTATGCCGATGAGGCTCAACTTAATATCGGTAAATGCTATCAGGCATTAGAACAATGGAATGAGGCGATAAATAATTATCGGCTATTGCTTAAAAAATATAAACACTCTGACTATAAAGTTGAGGCAATTTACCAAATCGGAGAATGCTACCAGGCATCTAATAAATTTAAAAAGGCAACTGAAATATATCTTTCTATCATTAAGGAACATTCCAAAACAGTCTGGGCAAAAAAGTCAAAAGAAAAGATAGAGGAGATTGCAAATAAATTCCCGCAAAGTAAAGAGTTTAAAAAAATCAATCGTCAAGCAGAGAAAATCTATCGTAAGAGTCAAAAGAAATAA